One window of Streptococcus troglodytae genomic DNA carries:
- a CDS encoding dihydroorotate dehydrogenase, giving the protein MTNRLALKLPGLDLKNPIIPASGCFGFGQEYAKYYDLNKLGSIMIKATTQQPRFGNPTARVAETPSGMLNAIGLQNPGVDAVIAQKLPWLAERYPDLPIIANVAGFSNEEYAYVSEKISQAPNVKAIELNISCPNVDHGNHGLLIGQVPELAYAAVKAAVEASQVPVYVKLTPSVADITTVAKAVEAAGATGFTMINTLVGMRFDLKTKKPIIANGTGGMSGLAVFPVALKLIHQVAQSSQLPIIGMGGVDSAEAALEMMIAGASAIAVGTANFTDPFACPNIIEDLPKVMDKYGIETLEQLRKDVRNA; this is encoded by the coding sequence ATGACCAATAGACTTGCTCTTAAATTGCCGGGCTTGGATTTGAAAAATCCTATCATTCCAGCCTCAGGCTGTTTTGGCTTTGGTCAAGAATATGCTAAATATTATGACTTAAATAAATTGGGCTCTATCATGATTAAGGCAACGACCCAGCAGCCGCGCTTTGGAAACCCCACAGCCCGTGTTGCGGAAACCCCTTCAGGAATGCTCAATGCCATTGGTCTGCAAAATCCGGGTGTTGATGCTGTTATTGCTCAAAAGCTGCCTTGGTTAGCAGAGCGTTACCCAGATTTACCAATCATTGCTAATGTTGCTGGTTTTTCCAATGAAGAGTATGCTTATGTGTCTGAAAAAATCTCACAGGCACCAAACGTCAAAGCTATTGAGCTTAATATTTCCTGTCCTAACGTTGACCACGGAAATCATGGTCTGCTTATTGGACAGGTGCCAGAACTAGCCTATGCTGCAGTTAAAGCTGCTGTTGAGGCTTCACAGGTACCCGTTTATGTTAAGCTGACACCTAGTGTTGCCGATATTACAACTGTTGCTAAGGCGGTTGAAGCTGCTGGAGCGACTGGCTTTACCATGATCAATACTTTGGTTGGTATGCGTTTTGATTTAAAAACTAAAAAACCTATCATTGCCAATGGTACAGGTGGTATGAGTGGTCTAGCAGTCTTTCCAGTAGCTCTCAAATTAATTCATCAAGTGGCTCAGTCGTCCCAGTTGCCAATCATTGGTATGGGTGGTGTTGATTCGGCTGAGGCTGCCTTGGAAATGATGATAGCTGGTGCCTCGGCTATTGCTGTTGGGACAGCTAACTTTACAGATCCCTTTGCCTGTCCTAATATCATTGAAGACTTGCCTAAGGTTATGGATAAATATGGTATTGAAACGCTTGAACAACTCAGAAAGGATGTTAGAAATGCATGA
- the pyrF gene encoding orotidine-5'-phosphate decarboxylase — protein sequence MHENRPLIALDFPSFDDVKSFLVQFPPEEKLYVKIGMELYYAAGPDIVRYVKGLGHSVFLDLKLHDIPNTVKSAMKVLSDLGVDMTNVHAAGGVEMMKAAREGLGQGPKLIAVTQLTSTSEEQMHDFQNIQTSLAESVLHYAKKTAEAGLDGVVCSAHEVEAIKSATSNDFVCLTPGIRPAGSAIGDQKRVMTPADAHAIGSDYIVLGRPITRAEDPVAAYQAIKAEWNG from the coding sequence ATGCATGAAAACCGTCCCCTAATTGCTCTTGATTTTCCTTCTTTTGATGATGTGAAATCTTTCTTAGTACAATTCCCACCAGAAGAGAAACTTTATGTTAAAATTGGTATGGAACTCTATTATGCTGCTGGCCCAGATATTGTGCGCTATGTGAAAGGTCTTGGTCATTCTGTCTTTCTTGATTTAAAATTGCATGATATTCCCAATACGGTCAAATCAGCGATGAAGGTGTTATCTGATCTTGGTGTTGATATGACTAATGTTCATGCGGCTGGCGGTGTCGAAATGATGAAGGCAGCGCGTGAAGGTTTGGGACAAGGTCCAAAACTGATTGCGGTGACCCAATTAACCTCGACATCTGAGGAACAAATGCATGATTTCCAAAACATTCAAACCAGCTTAGCGGAGTCAGTCCTTCATTATGCCAAGAAGACTGCGGAAGCTGGTCTTGATGGAGTTGTCTGCTCTGCTCATGAGGTGGAAGCTATCAAATCAGCCACGTCGAATGATTTTGTCTGTCTAACACCGGGTATTCGTCCAGCGGGCTCTGCTATTGGCGACCAAAAACGCGTCATGACACCAGCAGATGCGCATGCCATTGGTTCAGACTATATCGTGCTAGGACGCCCTATCACGCGAGCAGAGGATCCAGTAGCCGCCTATCAAGCGATTAAAGCTGAATGGAATGGCTAG
- the pyrE gene encoding orotate phosphoribosyltransferase, whose translation MTLARDIARDLLDIKAVYLKPEEPFTWASGIKSPIYTDNRITLSYPDTRTLIENGFVETIKEAFPEVEVIAGTATAGIPHGAIIADKMNLPFAYIRSKPKDHGAGNQIEGRVTKGQKMVIIEDLISTGGSVLEAVAAAEREGADVLGVVAIFTYELPKATANFEKAGVKLVTLSNYSELIKVAKVQGYIDADGLTLLKKFKENQETWQD comes from the coding sequence ATGACATTAGCAAGAGACATCGCTCGTGATTTACTAGATATTAAGGCAGTCTATCTTAAACCAGAAGAACCTTTTACTTGGGCATCTGGTATTAAATCACCCATTTACACAGACAATCGCATCACGCTTTCCTATCCTGACACACGTACTTTGATAGAAAATGGTTTTGTGGAAACCATCAAGGAAGCATTTCCTGAGGTAGAAGTTATTGCAGGGACAGCGACAGCTGGGATTCCTCATGGTGCTATTATTGCAGACAAGATGAATCTGCCCTTTGCTTATATTCGCAGCAAACCAAAAGATCACGGTGCAGGTAATCAAATTGAAGGTCGTGTGACCAAGGGACAAAAGATGGTTATCATTGAAGATTTGATTTCAACAGGTGGTTCAGTTCTGGAAGCTGTGGCAGCGGCAGAACGCGAAGGAGCTGATGTGCTTGGTGTGGTTGCTATTTTTACCTACGAATTGCCAAAAGCGACAGCCAATTTTGAAAAGGCTGGTGTGAAATTGGTGACTTTGTCAAACTATAGCGAACTGATTAAAGTTGCTAAGGTACAAGGCTATATTGATGCAGACGGTTTAACCCTGCTCAAGAAATTTAAAGAAAACCAAGAGACTTGGCAAGACTAA
- a CDS encoding YbhB/YbcL family Raf kinase inhibitor-like protein: protein MKICVPFKNHIIPDAYAKKASETNKGYAVKSFPFEIIDVPENAKTLAWTLVDYDSIPVCGFAYIHWTVANVPADVTVISEDFARQDQKHLKGKNSLVSKFLTTDYSDMYDGYLGPYPPDKDHHYTLIVYALEDDLSLDAGFYLNELLHAIEGHVIAQAQMDLVGRA from the coding sequence ATGAAAATTTGTGTGCCATTTAAAAATCACATTATCCCTGATGCTTATGCTAAAAAAGCAAGTGAAACCAATAAAGGTTATGCTGTTAAATCTTTCCCTTTTGAAATCATAGATGTTCCAGAAAATGCTAAAACTTTAGCTTGGACTTTGGTGGATTATGATTCTATTCCTGTTTGTGGTTTTGCCTATATTCATTGGACTGTTGCCAATGTACCAGCAGATGTCACTGTTATTTCAGAGGATTTTGCACGACAAGATCAAAAGCATTTAAAGGGGAAAAACAGTCTGGTCAGCAAGTTCCTAACAACTGACTATTCTGATATGTACGATGGTTATCTTGGACCTTATCCGCCAGACAAAGATCATCACTACACCCTCATTGTCTATGCGCTTGAGGATGACTTATCCCTTGATGCAGGCTTCTATCTTAATGAACTCTTACATGCAATTGAAGGTCATGTAATTGCCCAAGCTCAAATGGATTTGGTGGGCAGAGCATGA
- a CDS encoding MmcQ/YjbR family DNA-binding protein: MKFTKRQLLDWLLDVTGAEEVYPFTREKSKYTPVIRHRRNQKMLALVTEKDGNLLLNLKLKPEQVENMLETKGVIPAYHMNKKHWLTVLVNETELTENELKNMVLESSQLTQG; this comes from the coding sequence ATGAAATTCACAAAACGTCAGCTTTTAGATTGGCTGTTGGATGTAACGGGAGCTGAGGAAGTCTATCCTTTTACCCGAGAAAAAAGCAAGTATACACCCGTCATTCGACATAGACGTAATCAAAAAATGCTGGCTTTAGTAACAGAAAAAGATGGCAATCTCCTTCTAAATCTTAAGCTCAAACCAGAACAGGTAGAAAATATGCTGGAAACTAAAGGTGTGATTCCAGCCTATCATATGAATAAGAAACACTGGCTTACAGTTTTGGTTAACGAAACAGAATTAACGGAGAATGAATTGAAAAATATGGTATTGGAAAGCAGTCAATTGACGCAGGGCTAA
- a CDS encoding uracil-DNA glycosylase: MEHSAWHDLIKKELPEGYFAQINHFMNEVYAQGIIYPPRDKVFNAIQTTPLDKVKVVIIGQDPYHGPNQAQGLSFSVPDQVPAPPSLQNILKELADDIGQKQSHDLTSWAKQGVLLLNASLTVPEHQANAHANGIWEPFTDAVIKVVNQKETPVVFILWGGFARKKKALITNSIHHIIESPHPSPLSAHRGFFGSKPFSQTNHFLVAQGLEPIDWLK, from the coding sequence ATGGAACATTCAGCTTGGCATGATTTGATTAAGAAAGAACTTCCAGAAGGCTATTTTGCTCAGATTAATCATTTTATGAATGAAGTGTATGCACAAGGTATTATTTATCCGCCTAGAGATAAGGTCTTCAATGCTATCCAGACCACACCTTTGGATAAGGTTAAGGTTGTTATTATTGGTCAGGATCCTTATCACGGCCCCAATCAGGCGCAGGGATTGTCTTTTTCTGTACCTGATCAAGTGCCTGCTCCGCCATCTCTCCAAAATATTTTAAAAGAACTAGCAGATGATATTGGACAAAAGCAAAGTCATGATTTGACCTCTTGGGCCAAACAAGGTGTGCTTTTGCTAAATGCTAGTTTAACTGTTCCTGAACATCAGGCTAATGCCCATGCTAATGGTATTTGGGAACCCTTTACGGATGCCGTTATTAAGGTTGTTAATCAAAAAGAGACACCGGTTGTCTTTATCCTTTGGGGTGGTTTTGCACGTAAGAAAAAGGCACTTATTACCAATTCCATTCATCATATTATTGAATCGCCCCATCCTAGCCCCTTGTCTGCTCATCGAGGATTTTTTGGCAGTAAACCTTTCTCACAGACAAATCATTTTTTAGTGGCGCAAGGTTTAGAACCCATTGATTGGCTTAAATAA
- a CDS encoding dihydroorotase: protein MLLIKNGRVLDPKSGLDQVSDVLLDGKKVVKIAENIESVDAQVIDAEGLVVAPGLVDVHVHFREPGQTHKEDIHTGALAAAAGGVTTVVMMANTTPTISDVATLTEVLESAAKENIHIKTVATITKHFDGQHLTDFETLLKAGAVGFSDDGIPLTSSKVVKEALDLAKKNSTFISLHEEDPELNGILGFNEKIAKEHFKICGATGVAEYSMIARDVMIAYDRQAHIHIQHLSKAESVKVVEFAQKLGAQVTAEAAPQHFSKTENLLLEKGANAKMNPPLRLESDRLAVIEGLKSGVISVIATDHAPHHADEKNVADMTKAPSGMTGLETSLSLGLTYLVEAGHLSLMDFLAKMTINPAQLYDFDAGYLAENGPADLVIFADKENRLVSNHFASKAANSPFIGETLKGQVKYTICSGEVIYQA, encoded by the coding sequence ATGTTACTTATAAAAAACGGTCGTGTTCTTGATCCTAAATCTGGTCTTGATCAGGTATCAGATGTTTTGCTTGATGGTAAAAAGGTCGTCAAGATTGCAGAAAATATTGAGTCTGTGGATGCTCAGGTTATTGATGCAGAAGGTCTTGTTGTAGCACCTGGTTTGGTTGATGTCCATGTTCATTTTCGTGAACCTGGCCAAACCCATAAGGAAGATATTCATACAGGCGCTTTGGCAGCAGCAGCTGGCGGAGTAACGACAGTTGTTATGATGGCTAATACCACACCAACGATTTCTGATGTGGCAACTTTGACAGAAGTTTTAGAAAGCGCCGCTAAAGAAAATATTCATATTAAAACAGTAGCTACCATTACGAAGCATTTTGATGGTCAACATTTGACTGACTTTGAAACACTTTTAAAAGCAGGAGCAGTTGGATTTTCAGATGATGGCATTCCTTTGACAAGCTCTAAAGTTGTCAAGGAAGCTTTGGATTTGGCCAAGAAGAATAGCACTTTTATCAGTCTGCATGAAGAAGATCCAGAGTTAAATGGCATTTTAGGTTTTAATGAAAAAATTGCCAAAGAGCATTTTAAGATCTGTGGAGCAACAGGCGTTGCAGAATACAGTATGATTGCGCGTGATGTCATGATTGCTTACGATAGGCAGGCTCATATCCATATTCAACATTTATCCAAAGCAGAGTCTGTCAAAGTAGTTGAATTTGCACAAAAACTAGGCGCTCAAGTAACAGCAGAAGCAGCACCGCAGCATTTTTCCAAGACAGAAAATCTTTTGTTGGAAAAAGGAGCCAATGCTAAGATGAATCCCCCTCTTCGTTTGGAGTCAGATCGTTTGGCTGTGATTGAAGGGCTCAAGTCAGGTGTTATTTCTGTCATCGCAACAGACCACGCTCCCCATCATGCGGATGAAAAAAATGTAGCAGATATGACTAAGGCGCCATCAGGAATGACAGGCTTGGAGACCTCTCTATCGTTGGGCTTGACTTATTTGGTAGAAGCAGGACATCTTAGTTTGATGGACTTCTTAGCCAAAATGACCATCAATCCAGCACAGCTTTATGATTTTGATGCTGGCTATTTAGCAGAAAATGGTCCTGCTGATCTTGTGATATTTGCGGATAAGGAGAACCGTCTGGTTTCTAATCACTTTGCTTCTAAGGCCGCCAATTCGCCCTTTATTGGTGAAACCTTAAAGGGCCAAGTCAAATATACCATTTGTTCTGGTGAAGTGATTTATCAAGCATAA
- the nt5e gene encoding cell surface ecto-5'-nucleotidase Nt5e, which produces MKKKAIIIPVLSTLLLSGAILTAHVYADDLTTQPSADSSSQSSSLSFSEQTADSSQETSQVSDAISSVAAEKSADDSKSVFEDSHSAEASSASASSSPKTAVNSVSDEATTTILHTNDMHGRFLEDSSNGVIGMPKLAGIAAESRKKGTTLLLDSGDAIQGLPITNNSKGEDAVALMNATGYDAMTVGNHEFDFGLDQLKTLVKKLDFPIISSNIYVNGVRLFQASTVIDKNKNIDGDEYVVIGVTTPETATKTHPRNVLGVTFTDPITEVNNVIAQTEAQARAQGKTYKNYIILGHLGVDTTTKEEWRGDSLAQALAKNSLLAGKNVIVLDGHSHTAKTQTYGNVSYNQTGSYLNNVDLIKLNSKEILSNALISAQDAKTVAADPNVQTMVDQIETKYKADSSTILIANSPVELNGDRMNVRVRETNLGNAVADALLDYGQTGFSRKSNLAVTNGGGLRETIAKDKPITKGNIIAVLPFGNSVAQIAVTGQSIKDMFTKSLGSILQVDDKGKPVLDENGQPLLEPSGGFLQIAGAKVYYDTNLEPGKRILHIAILDPETKIYQPLALTKTYYLVTNDFLAAGGDGYTMLGGSREEGPSMDSIFTDYLSHADLTQYRVINPNSRSISLSSTKDSDGDGHPDYLQLIADNKATVPQKGFDPGQEKSEVIALSYSKNWRADQSLLIPALHQTSPLTERFLSYQEKQELPLTGSCHSVLVILAGLSLTSYGLYSSYRKAYGKEN; this is translated from the coding sequence ATGAAAAAGAAAGCAATTATTATACCGGTCTTATCAACTTTGCTTTTGTCTGGTGCTATTTTAACAGCACACGTTTATGCAGACGATTTAACGACGCAACCTTCTGCTGATAGCAGTAGTCAATCAAGCAGTCTTTCCTTTTCTGAACAGACAGCTGATTCAAGCCAAGAGACTAGTCAGGTCTCTGATGCAATTTCTTCTGTTGCAGCAGAAAAATCTGCTGATGATTCCAAATCAGTTTTTGAAGATAGTCATTCTGCTGAAGCTTCATCAGCTTCAGCAAGCAGCAGCCCTAAAACTGCTGTTAATTCCGTATCAGATGAAGCAACAACTACCATTCTCCACACCAATGATATGCATGGGCGTTTCTTAGAAGATAGCAGCAATGGTGTTATTGGTATGCCAAAATTAGCAGGAATTGCAGCTGAATCCAGAAAAAAAGGGACTACCTTGCTATTGGATTCCGGAGATGCTATCCAAGGTCTGCCAATTACCAATAATAGCAAGGGAGAAGATGCAGTAGCTCTCATGAATGCTACGGGTTATGATGCCATGACGGTGGGAAATCATGAATTTGATTTTGGCTTGGATCAATTAAAGACTTTGGTCAAGAAACTTGATTTTCCAATTATCAGTTCGAATATTTATGTCAATGGTGTCCGTCTTTTTCAAGCTTCGACAGTTATTGATAAAAATAAAAACATTGATGGGGATGAATATGTTGTTATTGGTGTCACGACACCTGAAACAGCTACCAAAACCCATCCACGCAATGTTCTGGGCGTGACTTTTACTGATCCGATTACTGAGGTTAACAATGTTATTGCTCAAACTGAAGCACAGGCTAGAGCGCAAGGAAAGACTTATAAAAATTATATTATTTTGGGACATCTAGGCGTTGATACAACAACTAAAGAAGAGTGGCGCGGAGACAGTCTCGCTCAAGCTCTGGCTAAGAATAGCCTGCTGGCTGGTAAAAATGTCATTGTACTTGATGGTCATTCGCATACAGCTAAAACGCAAACCTATGGCAATGTGAGCTATAATCAAACAGGAAGTTATCTCAATAATGTTGATCTGATTAAGCTCAATTCCAAGGAGATCTTAAGCAATGCCTTGATTTCTGCTCAGGATGCCAAGACAGTAGCAGCTGATCCCAATGTGCAGACGATGGTTGATCAGATTGAGACTAAGTATAAAGCTGACAGTTCTACCATTTTAATTGCCAATAGTCCAGTTGAGCTCAATGGCGATCGCATGAATGTGCGTGTTCGTGAGACAAATCTGGGGAATGCAGTAGCAGATGCCTTGCTTGATTATGGGCAAACGGGCTTTTCACGTAAGTCCAATTTAGCTGTTACTAATGGCGGTGGTCTTCGTGAAACAATTGCCAAGGATAAGCCGATTACCAAAGGAAATATTATTGCTGTTTTGCCTTTTGGTAATAGCGTTGCGCAAATCGCTGTGACAGGGCAGAGTATCAAAGATATGTTTACCAAATCTCTCGGTTCTATTTTACAAGTAGATGATAAGGGCAAGCCTGTTCTTGACGAAAATGGTCAGCCATTGCTTGAGCCAAGCGGCGGTTTCTTACAGATTGCTGGTGCCAAGGTTTATTATGATACTAATCTAGAGCCGGGAAAACGTATCCTTCATATTGCAATTTTAGACCCAGAAACAAAGATCTATCAGCCTCTGGCTCTAACGAAAACTTACTATCTCGTCACAAATGATTTTCTAGCAGCAGGCGGTGATGGTTATACCATGTTGGGCGGCAGCCGCGAAGAAGGTCCATCTATGGACAGTATCTTCACTGATTATTTATCTCATGCTGATTTGACACAATATCGAGTGATTAACCCTAATTCGCGCAGCATTTCCCTGTCATCAACCAAGGACTCAGATGGTGATGGACATCCTGATTATCTGCAATTAATTGCTGATAACAAGGCTACTGTTCCTCAAAAGGGTTTTGACCCTGGTCAAGAAAAGTCAGAAGTTATTGCCTTGTCTTATTCAAAAAATTGGAGAGCAGACCAATCCTTACTAATCCCTGCTCTTCATCAGACAAGTCCATTAACAGAAAGATTCCTTTCCTATCAAGAAAAACAAGAATTGCCATTAACTGGCAGCTGTCATTCTGTTCTTGTGATTTTAGCAGGCCTTTCCTTAACTTCTTATGGCTTGTACAGTAGCTATCGTAAAGCTTACGGAAAAGAAAATTAA
- the plsY gene encoding glycerol-3-phosphate 1-O-acyltransferase PlsY, with the protein MKLIILIIVAYLLGSIPTGLWIGKYFYGKNLRDYGSGNMGTTNTFRVLGPKAGALTFTVDFLKGTLATLLPMWLGVTHISPLLFGFFAILGHTFPVFANFKGGKAVATSAGILLGFAPLYLIFLLSIFFLTLYLTSMISLSSVIAASVAIITVLIFPAFHFLLKDYDLLFVLIVISAGSLIIIRHRENLVRIKNKTESLVPFGLNITKQKTH; encoded by the coding sequence ATGAAACTAATTATTTTAATAATTGTAGCCTACCTTCTAGGGTCTATCCCGACAGGACTTTGGATTGGCAAATATTTTTACGGTAAAAATTTACGAGACTATGGCAGCGGTAATATGGGAACCACTAATACTTTTCGTGTCTTAGGCCCAAAAGCTGGGGCATTAACGTTTACAGTTGACTTTTTAAAGGGAACGCTGGCAACTCTGTTGCCTATGTGGTTAGGGGTAACCCATATTTCTCCTTTGCTGTTTGGTTTTTTTGCTATTTTGGGACACACTTTCCCTGTTTTTGCCAATTTCAAGGGTGGTAAGGCTGTGGCAACTTCAGCAGGTATTTTGTTAGGTTTTGCTCCTCTCTATCTTATTTTCCTTTTATCCATTTTCTTCCTTACTCTTTATCTAACCAGTATGATTTCCTTATCAAGTGTCATTGCTGCCAGTGTTGCTATTATTACTGTTTTAATTTTTCCTGCTTTTCATTTTCTTTTAAAAGATTATGATCTTCTGTTTGTCTTAATTGTTATTTCAGCAGGCAGTTTGATTATCATACGCCATCGTGAAAACTTGGTACGTATTAAAAATAAAACCGAAAGCTTGGTTCCTTTTGGTCTCAATATTACTAAACAAAAAACACATTAA
- the parE gene encoding DNA topoisomerase IV subunit B, which produces MAKKKININNYNDDAIQVLEGLDAVRKRPGMYIGSTDGTGLHHLVWEIVDNAVDEALSGFGDQIDVIINKDGSITVADHGRGMPTGKHAMGIPTVEVIFTVLHAGGKFGQGGYKTSGGLHGVGSSVVNALSSWLEVEITRDGTVYKQRFEDGGKPVTTLEKVGKAPKSKSGTKVTFMPDASIFSTTNFVYNTIAERLNESAFLLKNVTLTLTDERLEETEHVAFHYENGVQDFVEYLNEDKETLTPVIYFEGEEADFQVEVALQYNDGFSDNILSFVNNVRTKDGGTHETGLKSAITKAMNDYARKTGLLKEKDKNLEGSDYREGLSAVLSILVPEEHLQFEGQTKDKLGSPLARPIVDGLVSDQLTYFLMENGELASNLIRKAIKAREAREAARKARDDSRNGKKNKKDKGLLSGKLTPAQSKNPKKNELYLVEGDSAGGSAKQGRDRKFQAILPLRGKVLNTAKAKMDDIIKNEEINTMIYTIGAGAGPDFKVDDSNYDKIIIMTDADTDGAHIQTLLLTFFYRYMRPLVETGHVYIALPPLYKMSKGKGAKEVVEYAWTDGELEDLRKKFGKGAMLQRYKGLGEMNADQLWETTMNPENRTLIRVTIEDLARAERRVNVLMGDKVPPRRKWIEDNVKFTLEENTVF; this is translated from the coding sequence TTGGCTAAAAAGAAAATTAATATTAATAATTATAATGACGATGCCATTCAGGTTTTAGAAGGTTTGGATGCCGTTCGTAAACGCCCAGGAATGTACATTGGGTCGACAGATGGGACAGGCCTGCACCATTTGGTTTGGGAAATCGTTGATAATGCTGTTGATGAAGCTCTGTCTGGTTTTGGTGATCAAATTGATGTTATCATTAACAAAGATGGTAGTATAACGGTAGCTGACCATGGACGAGGGATGCCAACAGGTAAACATGCTATGGGCATTCCGACTGTTGAGGTTATCTTTACTGTTCTTCATGCGGGCGGTAAGTTTGGACAAGGCGGCTATAAGACTTCTGGAGGCTTGCATGGTGTGGGTTCTTCTGTTGTCAATGCGCTGTCCAGTTGGCTGGAAGTTGAAATTACACGCGATGGTACAGTTTACAAACAACGTTTTGAAGATGGTGGCAAACCAGTAACAACTTTGGAGAAGGTTGGCAAGGCTCCCAAGTCAAAATCGGGAACCAAGGTTACCTTTATGCCAGATGCCAGCATTTTCTCCACGACTAATTTTGTTTATAATACTATTGCTGAAAGACTTAATGAGTCCGCTTTTCTGCTTAAGAATGTGACTTTGACCTTGACAGATGAAAGACTAGAAGAGACAGAACATGTTGCCTTTCATTATGAAAATGGGGTTCAAGACTTCGTAGAATATCTTAATGAAGACAAGGAAACCTTGACACCAGTTATTTATTTTGAAGGGGAAGAAGCTGATTTTCAGGTAGAAGTTGCTCTGCAATACAATGATGGCTTCTCAGACAATATTCTCTCCTTTGTCAATAATGTTCGTACCAAAGATGGCGGAACGCACGAAACGGGACTCAAATCTGCCATTACCAAGGCCATGAATGATTATGCCAGAAAGACAGGTTTGCTCAAGGAAAAAGATAAGAATTTAGAAGGATCAGATTACCGTGAAGGCTTGTCTGCTGTCCTTTCTATCCTTGTTCCAGAAGAGCATCTGCAATTTGAAGGGCAAACCAAGGATAAGTTGGGAAGCCCCCTAGCTCGTCCTATCGTTGATGGTTTAGTGTCGGATCAATTGACCTATTTCTTAATGGAAAATGGTGAATTAGCTTCTAACCTCATACGCAAAGCTATTAAAGCGCGTGAAGCGCGTGAAGCGGCCCGTAAAGCCAGAGACGATAGCCGAAATGGAAAGAAAAACAAGAAGGATAAAGGGCTTCTTTCCGGAAAGCTCACACCAGCCCAATCTAAAAACCCTAAGAAAAATGAACTCTATTTGGTCGAAGGGGATTCTGCCGGTGGTTCAGCTAAACAAGGACGCGATCGGAAGTTTCAGGCTATTCTTCCTTTACGTGGTAAGGTACTCAATACCGCCAAGGCCAAAATGGATGATATTATCAAAAACGAAGAAATCAATACCATGATTTATACCATAGGTGCTGGTGCCGGTCCTGATTTCAAGGTTGACGATTCTAATTATGATAAAATCATTATCATGACCGATGCCGATACCGATGGTGCTCATATTCAGACTCTGCTCTTAACCTTTTTCTATCGTTACATGAGACCATTGGTGGAAACAGGACATGTCTACATCGCTTTACCTCCTCTCTACAAGATGTCCAAGGGTAAAGGAGCTAAAGAAGTCGTAGAATACGCATGGACAGACGGTGAATTAGAAGATCTCCGCAAAAAATTTGGTAAAGGAGCTATGCTCCAGCGCTACAAAGGTCTGGGAGAAATGAACGCTGACCAACTTTGGGAGACAACTATGAATCCCGAAAATCGTACCCTCATTCGTGTAACTATTGAAGATCTAGCGCGTGCCGAACGCCGCGTCAACGTCCTCATGGGGGACAAAGTCCCACCTCGTCGCAAATGGATTGAAGATAACGTTAAGTTTACCTTGGAGGAGAATACGGTGTTTTAA
- the fic gene encoding protein adenylyltransferase Fic produces the protein MTLDNKLGLTDSLDLAKAEEKISKARAKQLFEERLLDGKEAGCFETLAFIHKFLFEEIYDFAGQIRTVNLAKGDFRFAPVMYLAASLEHIDSMPQETFEQIVEKYVEMNVAHPFREGNGRSMRLWLDHLLKEKLGRVIDWSQVDKEDYLLAMERSPIRNTEIKYVLCQALTSQINDRELYMKGIDHSYYYEGYTLYQTGEL, from the coding sequence ATGACACTTGATAATAAGCTTGGTTTGACCGACTCGCTTGACCTAGCGAAAGCAGAGGAGAAAATCAGCAAGGCCCGTGCTAAGCAGCTTTTTGAAGAAAGGCTGCTTGATGGCAAGGAAGCTGGTTGTTTTGAGACCCTAGCTTTTATTCATAAATTTCTCTTTGAGGAGATCTACGATTTTGCTGGCCAGATTCGCACAGTCAATCTTGCTAAAGGCGACTTTCGCTTTGCTCCTGTCATGTACTTGGCAGCTTCCTTGGAGCATATTGACAGCATGCCGCAAGAGACTTTTGAGCAGATTGTCGAAAAATATGTCGAGATGAACGTTGCCCATCCTTTTCGCGAAGGCAACGGTCGAAGCATGAGGCTTTGGCTAGATCATCTACTAAAAGAAAAGCTAGGACGGGTGATTGACTGGTCGCAGGTGGATAAAGAAGACTATCTCCTTGCCATGGAACGCAGCCCTATCCGCAATACTGAAATCAAATACGTCCTCTGCCAAGCCCTTACCAGTCAAATCAATGATCGCGAACTCTATATGAAAGGTATAGACCACAGCTATTACTATGAAGGCTACACTCTCTACCAGACAGGAGAATTATAA